The Pseudomonas pergaminensis nucleotide sequence GTGTTGGTGAGATCGCCAACGGCCTCGGCCTGGTAGCGGGCATTACGTTGTGGGGCTTCGGCCTGTGGTGGATGCTGATTGCGGTGCTGATCACCCTGCGTTACCTGCGCGCCGGTATCCCGTTCAACCTCGGTTGGTGGGGTTTCACCTTCCCGCTGGGCGTGTATGCCCTGGCGACGCTGAAGCTGGCGAGCCTGCTGCACCTTGGGTTCTTCAGCGTTTTTGGCAGCGTGCTGGTGGTGGCATTGGCGCTGATGTGGCTGATCGTCGCCAAGCGCACTGTGCAGGGCGCCTATAAAGGTGAGCTTTTTGTTTCGCCGTGCATTGCGGGACTAGCGAATAAGTAAGCAGGATTAGGTAAAGTCGTGGCCTGAACGCTTTTACAAAAAACAGGCCACGCAGGAACACGGACGATGAGCCACCCCTCGCAATTCACCTTGCTGCGCACACGGCGTTTCCTGCCGTTTTTCATCACCCAGTTGCTGGGCGCTTTCAACGACAACATCTTCAAGCAATCGCTGATCCTGGCCATTCTCTACAAGCTCACTATCGACGGTGACCGCTCGATCTGGGTCAACCTCTGCGCATTGTTGTTTATCCTGCCGTTCTTCCTGTTCTCGGCCCTGGCCGGGCAGTTTGGCGAGAAATTCAACAAGGACGCGTTGATCCGCGCGATCAAGATCGGTGAGATCGTGATCATGGCCGTGGGCGCGACGGGCTTCCTCACCAACCACCTGGAGCTGATGCTGCTCGCGCTGTTTGCCATGGGCACTCACTCGGCGCTGTTCGGCCCGGTGAAGTACTCGATCATGCCCCAGGCATTGCATGACGATGAGCTGGTCGGCGGCAACGGCCTGGTGGAAATGGGCACGTTCCTGGCGATCCTGGCCGGCACCATCGGCGCCGGGATCATGATGTCGTCCACCCATTACGCCCCCGTGGTGTCCGTGGCGATTGTCGGCGTAGCGGTGCTGGGTTACCTGGCCAGCCGCAGCATTCCGCGCGCGGCCGCGTCGACCCCGGAACTGCGCTTGAACTGGAATATCTTCAGCGAATCCTGGGCCACCCTGCGCTTGGGCCTGGGGCAAACACCGGCCGTTTCGCGCTCCATCGTCGGCAACTCGTGGTTCTGGTTTGTCGGTGCGATCTACCTGACGCAGATCCCGGCCTACGCCAAGGAGTGGTTGTACGGCGACGAGACCGTGGTGACACTGATCCTCACGGTGTTCTCGGTGGGTATCGCACTGGGTTCGATGCTCTGCGAAAAGCTCTCCGGGCGTAAGGTCGAAATCGGCCTGGTGCCGTTCGGTTCATTCGGCCTGACGGTGTTCGGCCTGCTGCTGTGGTGGCACTCCGGCGGCTTCCCGCAGAACGTCCAGGCCAACGATTGGCTTGCCGTACTCAGCTACGGCCAGGCGTGGTGGGTGCTGTTCGATATCCTCGGCCTGGGTGTATTCGGCGGCTTCTACATCGTGCCGCTGTATGCATTGATCCAGTCGCGTACCGCCGAGAACGAACGCGCGCGCGTAATCGCCGCGAACAACATTCTCAACGCGCTGTTCATGGTGGTCTCGGCCATCGTGTCGATCCTGCTGCTGAGCGTGGCCAAGCTGTCGATCCCGGAACTGTTCCTGGTGGTGTCGCTGCTCAACATCGCGGTCAACACCTACATCTTCAAGATCGTCCCCGAGTTCACCATGCGTTTCATGATCTGGCTGCTCAGCCATTCCATGTACCGCGTGGAGCATCGCAACCTGCAGGCGATCCCGGATGAAGGCGCGGCGTTGTTGGTGTGCAACCATGTGTCGTTTGTGGATGCACTGTTGATTGGCGGCGCGGTGCGTCGGCCGATTCGCTTCGTCATGTACTACAAGATCTACCGCTTGCCGGTGCTCAACTTCATCTTCCGCACCGCCGGGGCGATTCCGATTGCGGGGCGCAACGAAGATATCCAGATCTACGAAAAGGCCTTCACGCGCATTGCGCAGTATTTGAAGGAAGGGGAGTTGGTGTGCATCTTCCCGGAGGGCAAGCTGACTGCCAATGGCGAGATGAACGAGTTTCGCGGGGGCGTGACGCGCATCCTTGAAGAAACCGCGGTTCCGGTGATTCCGATGGCGTTGCAGGGGTTGTGGGGGAGTTTCTTCAGCCGCGATCCGAACAAGGGCTTCTTTCATCGCATCTGGTCGCGGGTGGTATTGGTGGCGGGCGAGCCGGTGGCGGTCGAGTCGGCGACCCCGGCGCAGTTGCAGGAGAAAGTTACTCAGCTGCGCGGCACGGTCCTGTAGGAGCGCGGCTTGCCGGCGATGGCTATCTTTAGGCCGCCATCGCCCGCAAGCGGGCTCCTACAAGGGTTATGTGGAGATTTTCAGGCCAATAAGCCCACAAATGATCAACGCCACGCTGGCCAAACGGAACAACGCCATGGATTCCCCAAACAGGATAATCCCAGCGATCACGGTGCCCACTGCACCCACGCCGGTCCAGATGGCATAGGCGGTGCCCAGCGGCAGTTCCTTCATGGCGAGCCCCAGCAGGCCAAGGCTGATGGCCATGGCGGCAATCGTCAGGGCCGTGGGGAGTGGCTTGCTGAAACCGTCGGTGTACTTCAGGCCGACGGCCCAGCCGACTTCAAACAGACCCGCGAAAAACAGAATGATCCAGGACATGATGACCTCCTAACACTAGGTGGGGTCGTCCCCGGAGTAGTCGCTTGAGCGCGTCGCGGGGTCGTCCCCGCGAAGCGCGTTAGAGTGCCGAAAAGTGCTCGGCTGATCAAGTTTGCGGCGTGTTCTCCAGGGCGCGACGGTCTTCCTTTTCGCTCATGCGGCGGAAGTAAGTCGACAGCAATGCACCGGAGATATTGTGCCAGACACTGAACAGGGCACTCGGCACCGCCGCCAGCGGCGAAAAGTGCGCACTGGCCAGCGCGGCGCCCAGCCCGGAGTTCTGCATGCCCACCTCCAGCGCCAGCGACTTGCGCTGCGCCAACGGCAACTTGAACACGCGGCCGGTGAAGTAACCCAGCAGGTAGCCAAAGCTGTTGTGCAGCATCACCACGGCCATGATCAACAAGCCCGACTCGGCGATCTTCGCCTGGCTGGCGGCAACCACCGCCGCGACGATGATCACGATGCTCACCACCGACACCAGTGGCAGCACATCGACCGCATGCCGAACCCGATCGCCGAGCACGCGTTGCGCCAGCACGCCGAGCACGATCGGCAGCAACACCACTTGCAGGATCGACCAGAACAGCTCCATGAACGACACCGGCAGCCAGGCCGAGGCCAGCAGCCAGATCAATGCTGGCGTGAGCAGCGGGGCGAGGAGGGTGGTGACGGCGGCGATGGCCACCGACAACGCCAGGTCGCCACGGGCCAGCCAGGTCATCACGTTGGACGAGGTGCCGCTTGGGCAGCAACCGACCAGGATCACGCCGACGGCGATTTCCGGGGGGAGATGGAAGGCCTGGCACAGCAACCACGCCACGCCCGGCATGATCACGAAATGCGCAACCACGCCTAATGCCACACGCCAGGGGTGGCGGGCGACTTCGGCGAAGTCATCGAGTTTGAGGGTCAGCCCCATGCCGAACATCACCAGGCCCAGCAGCGGGACAATGGCGCTTTTAAGGCCAATGAACCAGCCGGGTTCGAGGAAGGCGACGACGGCGAAAATCAACACCCAGTAGGCGAAGGTATTGCCGACGAAGCGGCTCAAGGCGGCGAGTGCGCGCATGGGGATGTCCTTTTTTGTTGGATTCGATCAAATGTGGGAGGGGGCTTGCCCCCGATTGCAGTCTGTCAGTCATAGGTGTTTTAACTGACAGAATGCTATCGGGGGCAAGCCCCCTCCCACATTTTGAATTTCACACGGTTTAGATACCTTGCGGAGTCTCTTCACCGCCCAATGCTTCAACCAGCGCCGGCAAGAAGTCGCCAAACGTCAGCATCATCAGGGTAAAGCTCGCATCCAGTTGGCCCAGGGCTTCTTCACCGCCGTCCTGTTCGGCCTGGTCTTGCAGCAGGTCTTCGAACTTCAGGCGCTTGACGGTCATTTTATCGTCGAGCATGAAGGACAGCTTGTCCTGCCAGGCCAGGGCCAGTTGGGTCACGACTTTGCCGGTGGTCAGGTGCAGCTGGATCTCTTCGCCGGTCAGGTCCTGACGCTTGCAGCGCACGATGCCGCCGTCTTCGTGGGTATCGCGCAGTTCGCATTCGTCGAGGACGAAGAAGTCATCGGCCTGCTTCTGGGTGGTGACCCAGTCGGTCATGACCGCCGTCGGTGCGGTTTTTACCGTCAGTGGGCGAACGGGCAGGGTGCCGATCACTTCACGCAAGGTCGACAGCAAGTCTTCGGCGCGTTTCGGGCTGGCGGAGTTGACCAGGATCAGGCCTTGTTTCGGCGCGATGGCCGCGAAGGTCGACGAGCGACGGATAAAGGCGCGGGGCAGGAAAGCCTGGATGATTTCATCCTTGATCTGGTCGCGTTCCTTCTTATAGACCTTGCGCATTTGCTCGGCCTCGATCTCTTCGACTTTCTCTTTCAGTGCGTCACGCACCACGCTGCCCGGCAGGATACGTTCTTCCTTGCGCGCGGCGATCAGCAGGAAGTCACCGCTGACGTGAACCAGGGGAGCGTCTTCACCTTTACCAAAAGGCGCGACGAAACCGTAAGTGGTCAACTCCTGGCTTGCACACGGGCGCGCCAGTTTGGTGGCCATGGCCGCTTCCAACGCCTCGGCATCAACAGGCAGATCTTGGGTCAGGCGATAGATAAGCAGGTTCTTGAACCACATGGGGTGAGTCTCTCCTTTATACAAAGGGGGGCATTATTGTCTTGATAACGCCCCAGGCCAACCCTGCCTAAGCCATTGGAAGCTATCAAAAAAAAGATTTAAGAAAGTGCTTGCCAGACCCAGGGTCGCTCCGTAGAATGCGCGCCACACCGAAACGAAGGGTGATTAGCTCAGCTGGGAGAGCATCTGCCTTACAAGCAGAGGGTCGGCGGTTCGATCCCGTCATCACCCACCATTCGCTTCATGTGTTACGCGCAGCGGTAGTTCAGTCGGTTAGAATACCGGCCTGTCACGCCGGGGGTCGCGGGTTCGAGTCCCGTCCGCTGCGCCATATTCGGTTACCTGGAACGCTGAACGCCAGGTCACCACAGGAAGCCCGCTCATTGAGCGGGCTTTTTGCTGTCTGGGCTTTGCAAAAGCCGATAAAAACGCCGCCGATCATTTTCAATGATCGGCGGCGTTTTTTATTGGGGGCTAGAAATCCCAGCGGGTGGTCACCATGAAGTTGCGCGGCTCGCCGTAAGCGGCGGAGTTATAGAAGCCGATGTTGGTGTAGTAGTGCTTGTCGAACAGGTTGTTGACGTTCAGCGTGGCCGACAGGTTTTTGCTGACCTGATATTTGGTCATCAGGTCCACCAGCCAATAGGCATCCTGGGAGAACTCTTCGTATTGGCTGTGCGGGTTGTTGTAGATGTCCTGCCAGCCCACGCTTTGCCAGCGCACGCCACCGCCGACGGTCAGCTTGTCCAGGTTGCCCTTGAGCTTGTAGGTGGTGAACAGCTTGACCTGATCTTCAGGTTCGAAGGTGGAGATCTTCTCGTCCTTGTCGTCGCGCACCACCTTGTGGGTGTAGCCGGCCTGGAGTTGCCAGCCAGGGGCAATCTCGCCGGACATCTCCAGCTCATAACCTTTGGTGACGGCCTTGCTGCTCTTGTAGGCGTAGTTGTTCGGGATGGGCGTCTGGTTGTTGTACTCGTCATCCGACAGTGCGCGATTGGATTCGTGGATTTCAAAGTAAGCCGCGCTGGCGTTCAAGCGACCGTCGAAAAAGTCGGCTTTCATGCCCAGTTCCCAGTTCTGGCCTTCGTCCGGCTCAAGCAGCTTGTTGTCTCGATCGCGGTTGTAATTCTCCTGCGGCATGAAGATATCGGTGTAGCTGGCGTAGACCGAATAGGTGTCGTTGAGGTCGTACACCGCACCGATGTAAGGGACGAAACGCCCGGACTCACGGTAGTTGGGGTTGTAGCCCGTGACCTGATAGTTGACCACACGCCCGCCCAGCAGCAGCTTGAGGTCGTCGGCGAGGTTCAGGCGGGTAGTCACATAAGCGCCTGTCTGGCGCACGGTGTCGTCGGTCAGTGATTGCGCGCGGCCCCAGTCCGGTATCGTGGCGTGGCCGTGCCAGTTGTTGAAGTCGACGATATTGGGGGAGAGGTTCCAGTAGCCTTTGCCTTTCCATTCCGAGGCGCTGATAGAGCCGCCCAGTACCAGTTCATGTTCGCGACCGCCCAGGCTGAAGGGACCGCTCACGTACAGGTCGGCGGAATCGCTGACGGTTTCCCCGGTGTACTTGCCCGAGGTGAGTTGCGCGGTGCCGTCGGGCTGCGGCTGGTCACCCTGGATCGAGCCCATCAGGGCGTGGTAGCCGTTGATCTTGTGATCCAGTTGCAGCTTGGTCACCCAGCCATTGCCCAGGTCGTGTTCGAGCATGGCAAATACGGTGCGGGTGTATTGCTCCCAACTGCTCCAGTCGGCAGCGTTGTTGAACGAGCGCTTGACGCTATTGCTGTCGCCTCTGGAGTTGATCAACGGGAAACTGCCCGACCACGAAGAGCCCTTTGGCAGCGTGTCTTGATAGTCACCGCCGACCGTGAGCAGGGTATCGGGTGACAGGTCGAACTCCATGATGCCGTAGTACGTCGGGCTCTGGCGCGAGTAGTGGTCCATGAACGAATGTTTGTCCTGGTAGGCCGCTACGGCCCTGCCACGCACGTTGCCGCTTTCGGTCATGGGGCCGCTGACATCCAGCTCGCTACGGTAATTGTCCCAGGAACCGGCACCGAGGGTCGCATGCCCCTTGAAGTCGGCGGTGGGCTTCTTGCGCACCAGGTTGATCGTCGCGCCCAGCGAACCTGCGCCAGTCAGCAGGCCAGTGGCGCCCTTGAGCACTTCGACACGGTCATAGATCGCCATGTCGCTCAGGGTGTTGCCCGCCGAGTAAGCGACGTTGCGCGCCGTGGACGGAATGCCGTCGTACTGGAAGTTATTGATCGAGAAGCCCCGGGCGTAGTAGTTGGTACGCTCGGTGTCGAAGGCTGAAACGGTGATGCCGGGTGTGTGGCGCATCACGTCATCGACGTTGTTCAGGCCGAAATCATCCATGTGCTGGCGGGTGACCACCGACACCGACTGTGGGGTTTCCTTGGGCGTCAGCACCATCCGCGTGGCGGTGGCGATCGTGCCGGGCGTGTAGGAACCGGTGTCTTCGGTGACGTTGCCGAGTTGGTTGCCGCTGACCTGGGTCGGGCTCAGTTCCAGGCTGCCGTCGCCGGCGGTGGGGGCGGGTTGCAGAGCATAGACCTGATCACCTTTTACCGCGCGGTAGCCGCTGCCTTGCAACAACCTGTCGAAACCGTCCTGGATCGCGAAATTGCCTTTCAGGCCTGGGCCTTTGAGGCCTTCCAGTTCGTGGGACTGGAACACGATCGCCACACCGGCCTGCTGGGCGAAGCGGTTGAGCGAACTGCCCAGCGGCCCGGCGGGGATGTCGTAGGTCTGGGCTGCGACGCTGACGGCATCGGCTTGGGCCATGCTGATGTTCAGCGTAGTGGCGGTGAGCATGGCCAGGGACAGCGGCGCGCTTTTCAGGAGCCGAAAGCGTCCGCGCGGGTAGGAAGGGGTGTGCATGGTGAAGGCAGTCCTTTATGTGTCGAATTACCTTCCTTGACGGGCAGCCTCGAAAAAACCGGAAGCAAATGCGAATAATTATTTATTGGGCGGTGTCTCGGGGCTTACCACGATCAACCAAGGGGTGAAGGCCTGCACCTGGATCGGCAACGTTTGCGCGAGTAATTGCAAGGCATGGTCGCTGTTATCCAGCGGGATCACGGCAGACACTCGCAGGCCTTGCAGCGCACGGCGATCAAATTGCACGCGGCCGGCGCGATGCCGGGCGATTTCGTCCAGGACCTCGGGCAATGGCTTGTTCTCCACGACCAGTTGATGGCGACGCCAGGCCTCGTTGATGCTGGTCGGGTCGACAGTGCCGGCCAGGCGAACGTCGCTGGAACGCATCAAGGCTTGTGAGCCTGCGTCGACTTCCAGCGTCTGCTCGCCGTTGGCACTGTGTGCGGCCACGCGGGATTCGAGCATGCTCAGCACGGTGACATCACCGTCTCGCTTGACCACAAACCGTGTGCCCAGCGCTCGCAGGGTGCCTTGAGGCGTCTGCACGACAAACGGCCGCGTGGTGTCGTGGGCCACCTGCACCAGGATTTCGCCTTGCAGCAATTCGATACGGCGTTGTTTGCTATCGAAATGCAGGTTTGCCGCGCTGATACCGTTGAGGGTCAGCGTTGAGCCATCCGCCAGTTGCAGGGTTTGCCATTGGCTTGGCCCGTTGCGCACATCGGCCATCCATTGCTGCGGATAAGGGCTGATCAGCAGCGCCGCTGCCGGAATCGCCAGGCTGCAGGCCACTACCAGCGCGCGCACGGCGTTCTTGCGTCGACGGTTTTTGGGCTGGGCAAAGGCTGCGTTCAGCGCCGCCCGTGCCGGGGCTTTTTTGCCACGCAGTGCCTGCATGCGGGCGATAACGGCTTCCATGCGGGCGGCCGCTGCGGCGTGTTGCGGGCTTTGCTGTTTCCAGCACTCGAACGCCAGTCGCTGGGCCTCGTTCAGTTCGCCGTCGTGCAGGCGCAGCAGCCATTCGGCCGCTTGTTGTTCGATCTGTGGGTGGGCGTCCGGCATGCTCAATCAGTGTCCATACTGTGGCCGCAATGCATGAGCGCCTTGATCAGGTATTTGCGCACGGTGCGTTCCGACAACTTGAGCTGTCGGGCGATTTGCTGTTGAGTCATTTCTTCGAGGTAATACAGCACGAATGCCTGGCGCGAGTATTCGTGCATGCCTTCCAGGATAAACGCGATCTGTTCGAGGGCTTCGAGGGTGGTGTGGATCTGCTCCGGGGATTGAAACCCTTCCAGCGCGTCCACGGTGAGGGCCAGTTCCTGCAGGTAGGCCTGTTCGATCTGCTTGCGCCGCGCCTGGTCGATGAGCAGGCGCCTGGCGGTGGTGCTCAAATACGCCCGGGGCTCGCGAATGCCGGCGACAGACTCGCGCGCGTTCAGAATGCGTGCAAAGGTATCCTGCGCCAGGTCGGCTGCGTTCTGCCGGCAGCCCAGTTTGCGGCGTAGCCAGGTGAGCAGCCAGCCATGATGCTCGCTGTAGAGCTGGGTAATTTCCCGTTGGAATGGCGGTTCACCCACAGACATAGGCGTGGCTCAGGCGTTATTGAGAATGGTTTTTAATTGTGCCGCCAAGCCACGGGTAAACGCAATAGACTCGCGTTTGAGGGCGCAGAAGCCCGTTTTTGCTGGGGTTTGCTCTGGACGAGAAAATATTTCAAATAAAGTGCATTTAAATCAAGACATTGCGGATTTTTAGTGTATGATGCCGCCCACACCGAAACGAAGGGTGATTAGCTCAGCTGGGAGAGCATCTGCCTTACAAGCAGAGGGTCGGCGGTTCGATCCCGTCATCACCCACCATTCGCTTCATGTGTTACGCGCAGCGGTAGTTCAGTCGGTTAGAATACCGGCCTGTCACGCCGGGGGTCGCGGGTTCGAGTCCCGTCCGCTGCGCCATATTCGGTTACCTGGAACGCTGAACGCCAGGTCACCACAAGAAGCCCGCTCATTGAGCGGGCTTTTTTTCGTCCGCGATTTATCCTCCTGGCGCCTTGCCATTGTGCACTGCCTAGTTGCCCTGAACTGTGCTGGTGCGCCATGACGTGAGGGAATACCCCCATGCACATTGGTTGATTGCGCCCTCGGCCGCTTAAACGTTTATTAATAGCCACGCGAAGACTTCCAGGCGAGTGACTGGCAGCAGGATGCTGCCGTACCCGCTCATTCACATAAAAATAGTCTGCAAGGGGAATGGCTCTACATGAAATATCCACTGCGTCCGTTGGTGTTCTGGCCAACTTTCCTGATTCTGCTGGCGGCGGTGATCGCCAGCTACGTCGACCTGAATGCCTTCCTGGCGGTCAGCAAACAGCTCAACAACCTGATCCTGAAAAACTTCTCTTGGCTGTTCAGCGCCGGCTCGTTTGCGATGGTCGTGCTGACCGCTATCGTCTACTTCTCCGCGCTGGGCAAGGTGCGCATCGGCGGTGAAGAAGCCCAGCCCCTGCTGAGCAAATGGCGTTGGTTCATGGTGGCGCTGTGCACCACGCTGGCAGTGGGCGTGCTGTTCTGGACCACCGCCGAACCGCTCTATCACCTGTACGGCCCACCCACCAGCCAGCCAATCGAAGCGGGCAGCTCGGCGGCCAAGAGCTTTGCCATGTCGACGATGTTCCTGCACTGGACCATCACTCCCTACGCCATCTACCTGGTGCCCTCGCTGGTGTTTGCGCTGGTGTTCTATAACCGTCGCAGCAACTTCTCCATCGGCGCCATGCTTGAGCCGCTGCTGGGTGCGGCGCGGGTCAAGCGCTACGCCGGGCTGATCGACACCCTGGCGATGTTCGCCCTGGTGGCCGGCATGGCCTCGTCCCTCGGCACGGGTGCGCTGACCCTGGCCGGTGGCCTGGCCCAATACATTGGCGGTGAAACCACACCGTTTCGCTTGGCTATCATCATTGCGATCATCGTCATCACCTTTGTCGCCTCGGCCGCCAGCGGCCTGCAAAAAGGCATTGTGATGCTGT carries:
- a CDS encoding MFS transporter, which produces MSHPSQFTLLRTRRFLPFFITQLLGAFNDNIFKQSLILAILYKLTIDGDRSIWVNLCALLFILPFFLFSALAGQFGEKFNKDALIRAIKIGEIVIMAVGATGFLTNHLELMLLALFAMGTHSALFGPVKYSIMPQALHDDELVGGNGLVEMGTFLAILAGTIGAGIMMSSTHYAPVVSVAIVGVAVLGYLASRSIPRAAASTPELRLNWNIFSESWATLRLGLGQTPAVSRSIVGNSWFWFVGAIYLTQIPAYAKEWLYGDETVVTLILTVFSVGIALGSMLCEKLSGRKVEIGLVPFGSFGLTVFGLLLWWHSGGFPQNVQANDWLAVLSYGQAWWVLFDILGLGVFGGFYIVPLYALIQSRTAENERARVIAANNILNALFMVVSAIVSILLLSVAKLSIPELFLVVSLLNIAVNTYIFKIVPEFTMRFMIWLLSHSMYRVEHRNLQAIPDEGAALLVCNHVSFVDALLIGGAVRRPIRFVMYYKIYRLPVLNFIFRTAGAIPIAGRNEDIQIYEKAFTRIAQYLKEGELVCIFPEGKLTANGEMNEFRGGVTRILEETAVPVIPMALQGLWGSFFSRDPNKGFFHRIWSRVVLVAGEPVAVESATPAQLQEKVTQLRGTVL
- the sugE gene encoding quaternary ammonium compound efflux SMR transporter SugE, with the protein product MSWIILFFAGLFEVGWAVGLKYTDGFSKPLPTALTIAAMAISLGLLGLAMKELPLGTAYAIWTGVGAVGTVIAGIILFGESMALFRLASVALIICGLIGLKIST
- a CDS encoding bile acid:sodium symporter family protein, encoding MRALAALSRFVGNTFAYWVLIFAVVAFLEPGWFIGLKSAIVPLLGLVMFGMGLTLKLDDFAEVARHPWRVALGVVAHFVIMPGVAWLLCQAFHLPPEIAVGVILVGCCPSGTSSNVMTWLARGDLALSVAIAAVTTLLAPLLTPALIWLLASAWLPVSFMELFWSILQVVLLPIVLGVLAQRVLGDRVRHAVDVLPLVSVVSIVIIVAAVVAASQAKIAESGLLIMAVVMLHNSFGYLLGYFTGRVFKLPLAQRKSLALEVGMQNSGLGAALASAHFSPLAAVPSALFSVWHNISGALLSTYFRRMSEKEDRRALENTPQT
- the rdgC gene encoding recombination-associated protein RdgC, encoding MWFKNLLIYRLTQDLPVDAEALEAAMATKLARPCASQELTTYGFVAPFGKGEDAPLVHVSGDFLLIAARKEERILPGSVVRDALKEKVEEIEAEQMRKVYKKERDQIKDEIIQAFLPRAFIRRSSTFAAIAPKQGLILVNSASPKRAEDLLSTLREVIGTLPVRPLTVKTAPTAVMTDWVTTQKQADDFFVLDECELRDTHEDGGIVRCKRQDLTGEEIQLHLTTGKVVTQLALAWQDKLSFMLDDKMTVKRLKFEDLLQDQAEQDGGEEALGQLDASFTLMMLTFGDFLPALVEALGGEETPQGI
- a CDS encoding TonB-dependent siderophore receptor, coding for MHTPSYPRGRFRLLKSAPLSLAMLTATTLNISMAQADAVSVAAQTYDIPAGPLGSSLNRFAQQAGVAIVFQSHELEGLKGPGLKGNFAIQDGFDRLLQGSGYRAVKGDQVYALQPAPTAGDGSLELSPTQVSGNQLGNVTEDTGSYTPGTIATATRMVLTPKETPQSVSVVTRQHMDDFGLNNVDDVMRHTPGITVSAFDTERTNYYARGFSINNFQYDGIPSTARNVAYSAGNTLSDMAIYDRVEVLKGATGLLTGAGSLGATINLVRKKPTADFKGHATLGAGSWDNYRSELDVSGPMTESGNVRGRAVAAYQDKHSFMDHYSRQSPTYYGIMEFDLSPDTLLTVGGDYQDTLPKGSSWSGSFPLINSRGDSNSVKRSFNNAADWSSWEQYTRTVFAMLEHDLGNGWVTKLQLDHKINGYHALMGSIQGDQPQPDGTAQLTSGKYTGETVSDSADLYVSGPFSLGGREHELVLGGSISASEWKGKGYWNLSPNIVDFNNWHGHATIPDWGRAQSLTDDTVRQTGAYVTTRLNLADDLKLLLGGRVVNYQVTGYNPNYRESGRFVPYIGAVYDLNDTYSVYASYTDIFMPQENYNRDRDNKLLEPDEGQNWELGMKADFFDGRLNASAAYFEIHESNRALSDDEYNNQTPIPNNYAYKSSKAVTKGYELEMSGEIAPGWQLQAGYTHKVVRDDKDEKISTFEPEDQVKLFTTYKLKGNLDKLTVGGGVRWQSVGWQDIYNNPHSQYEEFSQDAYWLVDLMTKYQVSKNLSATLNVNNLFDKHYYTNIGFYNSAAYGEPRNFMVTTRWDF
- a CDS encoding FecR family protein, with amino-acid sequence MPDAHPQIEQQAAEWLLRLHDGELNEAQRLAFECWKQQSPQHAAAAARMEAVIARMQALRGKKAPARAALNAAFAQPKNRRRKNAVRALVVACSLAIPAAALLISPYPQQWMADVRNGPSQWQTLQLADGSTLTLNGISAANLHFDSKQRRIELLQGEILVQVAHDTTRPFVVQTPQGTLRALGTRFVVKRDGDVTVLSMLESRVAAHSANGEQTLEVDAGSQALMRSSDVRLAGTVDPTSINEAWRRHQLVVENKPLPEVLDEIARHRAGRVQFDRRALQGLRVSAVIPLDNSDHALQLLAQTLPIQVQAFTPWLIVVSPETPPNK
- a CDS encoding sigma-70 family RNA polymerase sigma factor, producing the protein MSVGEPPFQREITQLYSEHHGWLLTWLRRKLGCRQNAADLAQDTFARILNARESVAGIREPRAYLSTTARRLLIDQARRKQIEQAYLQELALTVDALEGFQSPEQIHTTLEALEQIAFILEGMHEYSRQAFVLYYLEEMTQQQIARQLKLSERTVRKYLIKALMHCGHSMDTD